The Bradysia coprophila strain Holo2 chromosome X unlocalized genomic scaffold, BU_Bcop_v1 contig_12, whole genome shotgun sequence genome window below encodes:
- the LOC119067581 gene encoding oxysterol-binding protein-related protein 8 isoform X4: MSSTSSNKDIVQNTGSNSIEVSGTPPTPGFAKTSGLTNWADSSRFEVASSDKLADPTKLNRKESYKAQRKNYRREKKRVASELLNSLQDPAIIVLADWLKVRGTLKSWTKLWCVLKPGLLLLYKSPKTKSSHWVGTILLTSCQIIERPSKKDGFCFKLFHPLDQTIWAPRGPDKETMGAVVQPLPTAYLIFRAPSQAAGKCWMDALELSLRCSALLLRSASNSGNNAEHTLIGTAETMTHETQWSEADYEKHFYDHDLDIDSQGDGANAIMSGLESESESECEPEEEFAETQYIHCPEDEFGAAGEQVEELADEHKSLIWFLVKQVRPGMDLSKVVLPTFILEPRSFLDKLSDSYYHADYLSNAVLEDDPFNRMKMVVQWYMSGFYKKPKGLKKPYNPILGETFRCYWEHLNGSRTFYIAEQVSHHPPISAFYVTNRQDGFSISCSMLAKSKFYGNSTSAILEGTAALTLLPRGETYTLTIPYAHCKGILMGTLSMELGGKIAIECENTGYKADVEFKLKPFLGGSEYTNLVTARIKLGKETLASINGHWDGEIKIKDTRSGEESVLFAPTADVRSKRLKRFTVPIEAQGLNESERLWQHVSAAIHRDDQVAATEEKTALEESQRALVKERKATCTEWTPILFHQDIVTGQWHYKCADLRPWDPRNDLRQFESNYKIQTKTRHQAPMVRTASIISSEPIILQADSRSSLAALKKSKRILSRKISTPDLVDASDSSHSNELSGKGSKMQDSIDNINKQLMEQSKKISSLQLSIDRLSFAPRQTNAGNIHIQTVIYIGIGLLIHSIVLWLIMRK, translated from the exons GACTAACGAATTGGGCCGATTCCAGTAGATTTGAAGTCGCATCGTCTGATAAG CTAGCCGACCCTACGAAATTGAACCGCAAAGAATCGTACAAAGCACAGCGAAAAAATTACAGACGAGAAAAGAAACGCGTTGCATCGGAATTGCTGAATTCATTACAAGATCCAGCCATTATTGTATTAGCAGATTGGTTGAAAGTACGCGGTACATTGAAATCATGGACAAAATTGTGGTGTGTCTTGAAACCCGGCCTTTTGTTGCTGTACAAGAGTCCGAAAACCAAAAGCAGCCACTGGGTGGGcacaattttattgacatCTTGCCAGATTATCGAACGGCCGAGTAAAAaggatggattttgctttaagCTTTTCCATCCGTTAGATCAGACAATTTGGGCTCCACGCGGTCCAGACAAGGAAACAATGG GTGCTGTAGTACAGCCGTTACCCACAGCATACTTAATATTCAGAGCACCGAGTCAAGCTGCTGGTAAATGTTGGATGGACGCGCTGGAATTATCGCTGAGATGTTCAGCTTTACTGTTACGATCTGCTAGTAATAGTGGTAATAATGCCGAACATACGTTGATCGGAACTGCGGAAACCATGACCCATGAGACGCAGTGGTCGGAAGCTgattacgaaaaacatttctacGATCACG atttgGACATAGATAGTCAAGGCGATGGCGCAAATGCAATTATGTCCGGTTTAGAATCTGAATCCGAGTCCGAATGTGAGCCGGAAGAAGAATTTGCAGAGACTCAATACATTCACTGTCCAGAAGATGAGTTCGGAGCT GCCGGTGAACAAGTTGAAGAATTAGCCGATGAGCATAAAAGTTTGATTTGGTTTTTGGTCAAACAGGTTCG GCCGGGAATGGACTTGAGCAAAGTCGTATTGCCTACATTTATTTTGGAACCTCGTTCGTTTTTGGATAAATTATCAGACTCGTATTATCATGCGGACTACTTGTcgaa TGCCGTCCTAGAAGATGATCCATTCAACCGTATGAAAATGGTAGTGCAATGGTACATGTCGGGATTCTACAAAAAACCCAAAGGTTTAAAGAAGCCATACAATCCGATTTTGGGCGAAACTTTCCGATGTTACTGGGAACATCTGAATGGGAGTCGAACATTTTATATTGCCGAACAG GTGTCTCACCATCCACCCATTTCAGCATTCTACGTAACAAATCGACAGGATGGTTTCTCTATCAGTTGCAGCATGTTGGctaaatcgaaattttatggaaattccACATCAGCCATTTTAGAAGGAACAGCTGCTCTCACTCTTCTTCCACGCGGTGAAACGTACACGCTGACCATACCGTATGCACATTGTAAAGGGATATTGATGGGAACGTTATCAATGGAATTGGGCGGCAAGATTGCCATCGAATGTGAAAATACCGGCTACAAAGCAGACGTCGAATTTAAACTGAAACCATTTTTGGGCGGATCGGAATACACGAATTTGGTGACGGCACGCATTAAGCTGGGAAAGGAGACGCTGGCTTCCATTAACGGTCACTGGGATggcgaaataaaaataaaagatacGCGTAGCGGTGAAGAATCGGTTCTGTTTGCACCGACAGCCGATGTGCGCAGCAAACGTTTAAAACGCTTTACCGTACCGATCGAAGCACAGGGACTAAACGAATCGGAACGATTATGGCAACATGTGTCAGCGGCGATACATCGAGATGATCAGGTAGCGGCGACGGAAGAGAAAACCGCTCTGGAAGAATCACAACGAGCGCTGGTGAAGGAGCGTAAGGCAACATGCACGGAATGGACACCGATATTGTTTCATCAAGACATTGTCACTGGCCAG TGGCATTATAAGTGCGCCGATTTACGTCCATGGGATCCAAGGAATGATCTTCGACAATTTGAAAGCAAttacaaaattcaaacgaaaactCGTCATCAGGCGCCAATGGTCCGGACGGCCAGTATCATCAGTTCGGAGCCAATCATTTTACAAGCTGATTCAAGATCTTCTTTGGCAGCGCTAAAGAAATCGAAACGAATCCTCAGTCGTAAAATTTCGACACCGGACTTGGTTGATGCATCTGATTCTAGTCATTCGAACGAACTCAGCGGCAAAGGCTCAAA AATGCAGGACTCAATTGACAACATCAACAAGCAGTTGATGGaacagtcgaaaaaaatttcttcacttCAATTATCAATCGATCGGCTAAGTTTTGCACCGCGACAAACTAATGCGGGCAACATTCACATTCAAACAGTTATCTACATCGGTATCGGGCTGTTGATTCATTCGATAGTTCTGTGGCTTATTATGCGGAAATAA
- the LOC119067581 gene encoding oxysterol-binding protein-related protein 8 isoform X2 yields the protein MSSTSSNKDIVQNTGSNSIEVSGTPPTPGFAKTSGLTNWADSSRFEVASSDKLADPTKLNRKESYKAQRKNYRREKKRVASELLNSLQDPAIIVLADWLKVRGTLKSWTKLWCVLKPGLLLLYKSPKTKSSHWVGTILLTSCQIIERPSKKDGFCFKLFHPLDQTIWAPRGPDKETMGAVVQPLPTAYLIFRAPSQAAGKCWMDALELSLRCSALLLRSASNSGNNAEHTLIGTAETMTHETQWSEADYEKHFYDHAKYIPPTPPENRISSNDLRRQITNSPCPSPTPIFQKLYIAVSHWERVLADSPNMLHEKHRIIKDLESLGAQNNCFFPNRDDGDDTDDECSNEPSPIRFSAENVNAIRLMDGKFFQKSISNDTHDGDSNHLDIDSQGDGANAIMSGLESESESECEPEEEFAETQYIHCPEDEFGAAGEQVEELADEHKSLIWFLVKQVRPGMDLSKVVLPTFILEPRSFLDKLSDSYYHADYLSNAVLEDDPFNRMKMVVQWYMSGFYKKPKGLKKPYNPILGETFRCYWEHLNGSRTFYIAEQVSHHPPISAFYVTNRQDGFSISCSMLAKSKFYGNSTSAILEGTAALTLLPRGETYTLTIPYAHCKGILMGTLSMELGGKIAIECENTGYKADVEFKLKPFLGGSEYTNLVTARIKLGKETLASINGHWDGEIKIKDTRSGEESVLFAPTADVRSKRLKRFTVPIEAQGLNESERLWQHVSAAIHRDDQVAATEEKTALEESQRALVKERKATCTEWTPILFHQDIVTGQWHYKCADLRPWDPRNDLRQFESNYKIQTKTRHQAPMVRTASIISSEPIILQADSRSSLAALKKSKRILSRKISTPDLVDASDSSHSNELSGKGSKMQDSIDNINKQLMEQSKKISSLQLSIDRLSFAPRQTNAGNIHIQTVIYIGIGLLIHSIVLWLIMRK from the exons GACTAACGAATTGGGCCGATTCCAGTAGATTTGAAGTCGCATCGTCTGATAAG CTAGCCGACCCTACGAAATTGAACCGCAAAGAATCGTACAAAGCACAGCGAAAAAATTACAGACGAGAAAAGAAACGCGTTGCATCGGAATTGCTGAATTCATTACAAGATCCAGCCATTATTGTATTAGCAGATTGGTTGAAAGTACGCGGTACATTGAAATCATGGACAAAATTGTGGTGTGTCTTGAAACCCGGCCTTTTGTTGCTGTACAAGAGTCCGAAAACCAAAAGCAGCCACTGGGTGGGcacaattttattgacatCTTGCCAGATTATCGAACGGCCGAGTAAAAaggatggattttgctttaagCTTTTCCATCCGTTAGATCAGACAATTTGGGCTCCACGCGGTCCAGACAAGGAAACAATGG GTGCTGTAGTACAGCCGTTACCCACAGCATACTTAATATTCAGAGCACCGAGTCAAGCTGCTGGTAAATGTTGGATGGACGCGCTGGAATTATCGCTGAGATGTTCAGCTTTACTGTTACGATCTGCTAGTAATAGTGGTAATAATGCCGAACATACGTTGATCGGAACTGCGGAAACCATGACCCATGAGACGCAGTGGTCGGAAGCTgattacgaaaaacatttctacGATCACG CCAAATACATTCCGCCCACCCCGCCCGAaaatcgaatttcgtcaaatgacCTACGCCGTCAAATTACAAATAGCCCTTGTCCATCTCCGACGCCAATTTTTCAGAAACTTTACATTGCCGTTTCGCATTGGGAGCGGGTACTGGCTGATTCGCCGAACATGTTGCACGAAAAACATAGAATCATAAAAGATTTGGAAAGTCTCGGAGCGCAGAACAATTGTTTCTTTCCGAATCGCGATGACGGTGACGATACGGATGATGAGTGTAGCAATGAACCGTCACCGATTCGATTTAGTGCGGAGAATGTAAATGCGATACGACTTATGGATgggaaatttttccaaaagaGCATTTCCAATGACACTCATGATGGAGATTCCAATC atttgGACATAGATAGTCAAGGCGATGGCGCAAATGCAATTATGTCCGGTTTAGAATCTGAATCCGAGTCCGAATGTGAGCCGGAAGAAGAATTTGCAGAGACTCAATACATTCACTGTCCAGAAGATGAGTTCGGAGCT GCCGGTGAACAAGTTGAAGAATTAGCCGATGAGCATAAAAGTTTGATTTGGTTTTTGGTCAAACAGGTTCG GCCGGGAATGGACTTGAGCAAAGTCGTATTGCCTACATTTATTTTGGAACCTCGTTCGTTTTTGGATAAATTATCAGACTCGTATTATCATGCGGACTACTTGTcgaa TGCCGTCCTAGAAGATGATCCATTCAACCGTATGAAAATGGTAGTGCAATGGTACATGTCGGGATTCTACAAAAAACCCAAAGGTTTAAAGAAGCCATACAATCCGATTTTGGGCGAAACTTTCCGATGTTACTGGGAACATCTGAATGGGAGTCGAACATTTTATATTGCCGAACAG GTGTCTCACCATCCACCCATTTCAGCATTCTACGTAACAAATCGACAGGATGGTTTCTCTATCAGTTGCAGCATGTTGGctaaatcgaaattttatggaaattccACATCAGCCATTTTAGAAGGAACAGCTGCTCTCACTCTTCTTCCACGCGGTGAAACGTACACGCTGACCATACCGTATGCACATTGTAAAGGGATATTGATGGGAACGTTATCAATGGAATTGGGCGGCAAGATTGCCATCGAATGTGAAAATACCGGCTACAAAGCAGACGTCGAATTTAAACTGAAACCATTTTTGGGCGGATCGGAATACACGAATTTGGTGACGGCACGCATTAAGCTGGGAAAGGAGACGCTGGCTTCCATTAACGGTCACTGGGATggcgaaataaaaataaaagatacGCGTAGCGGTGAAGAATCGGTTCTGTTTGCACCGACAGCCGATGTGCGCAGCAAACGTTTAAAACGCTTTACCGTACCGATCGAAGCACAGGGACTAAACGAATCGGAACGATTATGGCAACATGTGTCAGCGGCGATACATCGAGATGATCAGGTAGCGGCGACGGAAGAGAAAACCGCTCTGGAAGAATCACAACGAGCGCTGGTGAAGGAGCGTAAGGCAACATGCACGGAATGGACACCGATATTGTTTCATCAAGACATTGTCACTGGCCAG TGGCATTATAAGTGCGCCGATTTACGTCCATGGGATCCAAGGAATGATCTTCGACAATTTGAAAGCAAttacaaaattcaaacgaaaactCGTCATCAGGCGCCAATGGTCCGGACGGCCAGTATCATCAGTTCGGAGCCAATCATTTTACAAGCTGATTCAAGATCTTCTTTGGCAGCGCTAAAGAAATCGAAACGAATCCTCAGTCGTAAAATTTCGACACCGGACTTGGTTGATGCATCTGATTCTAGTCATTCGAACGAACTCAGCGGCAAAGGCTCAAA AATGCAGGACTCAATTGACAACATCAACAAGCAGTTGATGGaacagtcgaaaaaaatttcttcacttCAATTATCAATCGATCGGCTAAGTTTTGCACCGCGACAAACTAATGCGGGCAACATTCACATTCAAACAGTTATCTACATCGGTATCGGGCTGTTGATTCATTCGATAGTTCTGTGGCTTATTATGCGGAAATAA
- the LOC119067581 gene encoding oxysterol-binding protein-related protein 8 isoform X3 translates to MSSTSSNKDIVQNTGSNSIEVSGTPPTPGFAKTSADEKKSRRTSLQVLLPKLPSSESLSNSSPASPGLTNWADSSRFEVASSDKLADPTKLNRKESYKAQRKNYRREKKRVASELLNSLQDPAIIVLADWLKVRGTLKSWTKLWCVLKPGLLLLYKSPKTKSSHWVGTILLTSCQIIERPSKKDGFCFKLFHPLDQTIWAPRGPDKETMGAVVQPLPTAYLIFRAPSQAAGKCWMDALELSLRCSALLLRSASNSGNNAEHTLIGTAETMTHETQWSEADYEKHFYDHDLDIDSQGDGANAIMSGLESESESECEPEEEFAETQYIHCPEDEFGAAGEQVEELADEHKSLIWFLVKQVRPGMDLSKVVLPTFILEPRSFLDKLSDSYYHADYLSNAVLEDDPFNRMKMVVQWYMSGFYKKPKGLKKPYNPILGETFRCYWEHLNGSRTFYIAEQVSHHPPISAFYVTNRQDGFSISCSMLAKSKFYGNSTSAILEGTAALTLLPRGETYTLTIPYAHCKGILMGTLSMELGGKIAIECENTGYKADVEFKLKPFLGGSEYTNLVTARIKLGKETLASINGHWDGEIKIKDTRSGEESVLFAPTADVRSKRLKRFTVPIEAQGLNESERLWQHVSAAIHRDDQVAATEEKTALEESQRALVKERKATCTEWTPILFHQDIVTGQWHYKCADLRPWDPRNDLRQFESNYKIQTKTRHQAPMVRTASIISSEPIILQADSRSSLAALKKSKRILSRKISTPDLVDASDSSHSNELSGKGSKMQDSIDNINKQLMEQSKKISSLQLSIDRLSFAPRQTNAGNIHIQTVIYIGIGLLIHSIVLWLIMRK, encoded by the exons CTGATGAAAAAAAGAGCCGCCGCACATCACTTCAAGTGCTTTTGCCAAAATTACCTTCATCTGAGAGTCTCAGTAACAGTAGTCCAGCATCACCAg GACTAACGAATTGGGCCGATTCCAGTAGATTTGAAGTCGCATCGTCTGATAAG CTAGCCGACCCTACGAAATTGAACCGCAAAGAATCGTACAAAGCACAGCGAAAAAATTACAGACGAGAAAAGAAACGCGTTGCATCGGAATTGCTGAATTCATTACAAGATCCAGCCATTATTGTATTAGCAGATTGGTTGAAAGTACGCGGTACATTGAAATCATGGACAAAATTGTGGTGTGTCTTGAAACCCGGCCTTTTGTTGCTGTACAAGAGTCCGAAAACCAAAAGCAGCCACTGGGTGGGcacaattttattgacatCTTGCCAGATTATCGAACGGCCGAGTAAAAaggatggattttgctttaagCTTTTCCATCCGTTAGATCAGACAATTTGGGCTCCACGCGGTCCAGACAAGGAAACAATGG GTGCTGTAGTACAGCCGTTACCCACAGCATACTTAATATTCAGAGCACCGAGTCAAGCTGCTGGTAAATGTTGGATGGACGCGCTGGAATTATCGCTGAGATGTTCAGCTTTACTGTTACGATCTGCTAGTAATAGTGGTAATAATGCCGAACATACGTTGATCGGAACTGCGGAAACCATGACCCATGAGACGCAGTGGTCGGAAGCTgattacgaaaaacatttctacGATCACG atttgGACATAGATAGTCAAGGCGATGGCGCAAATGCAATTATGTCCGGTTTAGAATCTGAATCCGAGTCCGAATGTGAGCCGGAAGAAGAATTTGCAGAGACTCAATACATTCACTGTCCAGAAGATGAGTTCGGAGCT GCCGGTGAACAAGTTGAAGAATTAGCCGATGAGCATAAAAGTTTGATTTGGTTTTTGGTCAAACAGGTTCG GCCGGGAATGGACTTGAGCAAAGTCGTATTGCCTACATTTATTTTGGAACCTCGTTCGTTTTTGGATAAATTATCAGACTCGTATTATCATGCGGACTACTTGTcgaa TGCCGTCCTAGAAGATGATCCATTCAACCGTATGAAAATGGTAGTGCAATGGTACATGTCGGGATTCTACAAAAAACCCAAAGGTTTAAAGAAGCCATACAATCCGATTTTGGGCGAAACTTTCCGATGTTACTGGGAACATCTGAATGGGAGTCGAACATTTTATATTGCCGAACAG GTGTCTCACCATCCACCCATTTCAGCATTCTACGTAACAAATCGACAGGATGGTTTCTCTATCAGTTGCAGCATGTTGGctaaatcgaaattttatggaaattccACATCAGCCATTTTAGAAGGAACAGCTGCTCTCACTCTTCTTCCACGCGGTGAAACGTACACGCTGACCATACCGTATGCACATTGTAAAGGGATATTGATGGGAACGTTATCAATGGAATTGGGCGGCAAGATTGCCATCGAATGTGAAAATACCGGCTACAAAGCAGACGTCGAATTTAAACTGAAACCATTTTTGGGCGGATCGGAATACACGAATTTGGTGACGGCACGCATTAAGCTGGGAAAGGAGACGCTGGCTTCCATTAACGGTCACTGGGATggcgaaataaaaataaaagatacGCGTAGCGGTGAAGAATCGGTTCTGTTTGCACCGACAGCCGATGTGCGCAGCAAACGTTTAAAACGCTTTACCGTACCGATCGAAGCACAGGGACTAAACGAATCGGAACGATTATGGCAACATGTGTCAGCGGCGATACATCGAGATGATCAGGTAGCGGCGACGGAAGAGAAAACCGCTCTGGAAGAATCACAACGAGCGCTGGTGAAGGAGCGTAAGGCAACATGCACGGAATGGACACCGATATTGTTTCATCAAGACATTGTCACTGGCCAG TGGCATTATAAGTGCGCCGATTTACGTCCATGGGATCCAAGGAATGATCTTCGACAATTTGAAAGCAAttacaaaattcaaacgaaaactCGTCATCAGGCGCCAATGGTCCGGACGGCCAGTATCATCAGTTCGGAGCCAATCATTTTACAAGCTGATTCAAGATCTTCTTTGGCAGCGCTAAAGAAATCGAAACGAATCCTCAGTCGTAAAATTTCGACACCGGACTTGGTTGATGCATCTGATTCTAGTCATTCGAACGAACTCAGCGGCAAAGGCTCAAA AATGCAGGACTCAATTGACAACATCAACAAGCAGTTGATGGaacagtcgaaaaaaatttcttcacttCAATTATCAATCGATCGGCTAAGTTTTGCACCGCGACAAACTAATGCGGGCAACATTCACATTCAAACAGTTATCTACATCGGTATCGGGCTGTTGATTCATTCGATAGTTCTGTGGCTTATTATGCGGAAATAA
- the LOC119067581 gene encoding oxysterol-binding protein-related protein 8 isoform X1 — protein MSSTSSNKDIVQNTGSNSIEVSGTPPTPGFAKTSADEKKSRRTSLQVLLPKLPSSESLSNSSPASPGLTNWADSSRFEVASSDKLADPTKLNRKESYKAQRKNYRREKKRVASELLNSLQDPAIIVLADWLKVRGTLKSWTKLWCVLKPGLLLLYKSPKTKSSHWVGTILLTSCQIIERPSKKDGFCFKLFHPLDQTIWAPRGPDKETMGAVVQPLPTAYLIFRAPSQAAGKCWMDALELSLRCSALLLRSASNSGNNAEHTLIGTAETMTHETQWSEADYEKHFYDHAKYIPPTPPENRISSNDLRRQITNSPCPSPTPIFQKLYIAVSHWERVLADSPNMLHEKHRIIKDLESLGAQNNCFFPNRDDGDDTDDECSNEPSPIRFSAENVNAIRLMDGKFFQKSISNDTHDGDSNHLDIDSQGDGANAIMSGLESESESECEPEEEFAETQYIHCPEDEFGAAGEQVEELADEHKSLIWFLVKQVRPGMDLSKVVLPTFILEPRSFLDKLSDSYYHADYLSNAVLEDDPFNRMKMVVQWYMSGFYKKPKGLKKPYNPILGETFRCYWEHLNGSRTFYIAEQVSHHPPISAFYVTNRQDGFSISCSMLAKSKFYGNSTSAILEGTAALTLLPRGETYTLTIPYAHCKGILMGTLSMELGGKIAIECENTGYKADVEFKLKPFLGGSEYTNLVTARIKLGKETLASINGHWDGEIKIKDTRSGEESVLFAPTADVRSKRLKRFTVPIEAQGLNESERLWQHVSAAIHRDDQVAATEEKTALEESQRALVKERKATCTEWTPILFHQDIVTGQWHYKCADLRPWDPRNDLRQFESNYKIQTKTRHQAPMVRTASIISSEPIILQADSRSSLAALKKSKRILSRKISTPDLVDASDSSHSNELSGKGSKMQDSIDNINKQLMEQSKKISSLQLSIDRLSFAPRQTNAGNIHIQTVIYIGIGLLIHSIVLWLIMRK, from the exons CTGATGAAAAAAAGAGCCGCCGCACATCACTTCAAGTGCTTTTGCCAAAATTACCTTCATCTGAGAGTCTCAGTAACAGTAGTCCAGCATCACCAg GACTAACGAATTGGGCCGATTCCAGTAGATTTGAAGTCGCATCGTCTGATAAG CTAGCCGACCCTACGAAATTGAACCGCAAAGAATCGTACAAAGCACAGCGAAAAAATTACAGACGAGAAAAGAAACGCGTTGCATCGGAATTGCTGAATTCATTACAAGATCCAGCCATTATTGTATTAGCAGATTGGTTGAAAGTACGCGGTACATTGAAATCATGGACAAAATTGTGGTGTGTCTTGAAACCCGGCCTTTTGTTGCTGTACAAGAGTCCGAAAACCAAAAGCAGCCACTGGGTGGGcacaattttattgacatCTTGCCAGATTATCGAACGGCCGAGTAAAAaggatggattttgctttaagCTTTTCCATCCGTTAGATCAGACAATTTGGGCTCCACGCGGTCCAGACAAGGAAACAATGG GTGCTGTAGTACAGCCGTTACCCACAGCATACTTAATATTCAGAGCACCGAGTCAAGCTGCTGGTAAATGTTGGATGGACGCGCTGGAATTATCGCTGAGATGTTCAGCTTTACTGTTACGATCTGCTAGTAATAGTGGTAATAATGCCGAACATACGTTGATCGGAACTGCGGAAACCATGACCCATGAGACGCAGTGGTCGGAAGCTgattacgaaaaacatttctacGATCACG CCAAATACATTCCGCCCACCCCGCCCGAaaatcgaatttcgtcaaatgacCTACGCCGTCAAATTACAAATAGCCCTTGTCCATCTCCGACGCCAATTTTTCAGAAACTTTACATTGCCGTTTCGCATTGGGAGCGGGTACTGGCTGATTCGCCGAACATGTTGCACGAAAAACATAGAATCATAAAAGATTTGGAAAGTCTCGGAGCGCAGAACAATTGTTTCTTTCCGAATCGCGATGACGGTGACGATACGGATGATGAGTGTAGCAATGAACCGTCACCGATTCGATTTAGTGCGGAGAATGTAAATGCGATACGACTTATGGATgggaaatttttccaaaagaGCATTTCCAATGACACTCATGATGGAGATTCCAATC atttgGACATAGATAGTCAAGGCGATGGCGCAAATGCAATTATGTCCGGTTTAGAATCTGAATCCGAGTCCGAATGTGAGCCGGAAGAAGAATTTGCAGAGACTCAATACATTCACTGTCCAGAAGATGAGTTCGGAGCT GCCGGTGAACAAGTTGAAGAATTAGCCGATGAGCATAAAAGTTTGATTTGGTTTTTGGTCAAACAGGTTCG GCCGGGAATGGACTTGAGCAAAGTCGTATTGCCTACATTTATTTTGGAACCTCGTTCGTTTTTGGATAAATTATCAGACTCGTATTATCATGCGGACTACTTGTcgaa TGCCGTCCTAGAAGATGATCCATTCAACCGTATGAAAATGGTAGTGCAATGGTACATGTCGGGATTCTACAAAAAACCCAAAGGTTTAAAGAAGCCATACAATCCGATTTTGGGCGAAACTTTCCGATGTTACTGGGAACATCTGAATGGGAGTCGAACATTTTATATTGCCGAACAG GTGTCTCACCATCCACCCATTTCAGCATTCTACGTAACAAATCGACAGGATGGTTTCTCTATCAGTTGCAGCATGTTGGctaaatcgaaattttatggaaattccACATCAGCCATTTTAGAAGGAACAGCTGCTCTCACTCTTCTTCCACGCGGTGAAACGTACACGCTGACCATACCGTATGCACATTGTAAAGGGATATTGATGGGAACGTTATCAATGGAATTGGGCGGCAAGATTGCCATCGAATGTGAAAATACCGGCTACAAAGCAGACGTCGAATTTAAACTGAAACCATTTTTGGGCGGATCGGAATACACGAATTTGGTGACGGCACGCATTAAGCTGGGAAAGGAGACGCTGGCTTCCATTAACGGTCACTGGGATggcgaaataaaaataaaagatacGCGTAGCGGTGAAGAATCGGTTCTGTTTGCACCGACAGCCGATGTGCGCAGCAAACGTTTAAAACGCTTTACCGTACCGATCGAAGCACAGGGACTAAACGAATCGGAACGATTATGGCAACATGTGTCAGCGGCGATACATCGAGATGATCAGGTAGCGGCGACGGAAGAGAAAACCGCTCTGGAAGAATCACAACGAGCGCTGGTGAAGGAGCGTAAGGCAACATGCACGGAATGGACACCGATATTGTTTCATCAAGACATTGTCACTGGCCAG TGGCATTATAAGTGCGCCGATTTACGTCCATGGGATCCAAGGAATGATCTTCGACAATTTGAAAGCAAttacaaaattcaaacgaaaactCGTCATCAGGCGCCAATGGTCCGGACGGCCAGTATCATCAGTTCGGAGCCAATCATTTTACAAGCTGATTCAAGATCTTCTTTGGCAGCGCTAAAGAAATCGAAACGAATCCTCAGTCGTAAAATTTCGACACCGGACTTGGTTGATGCATCTGATTCTAGTCATTCGAACGAACTCAGCGGCAAAGGCTCAAA AATGCAGGACTCAATTGACAACATCAACAAGCAGTTGATGGaacagtcgaaaaaaatttcttcacttCAATTATCAATCGATCGGCTAAGTTTTGCACCGCGACAAACTAATGCGGGCAACATTCACATTCAAACAGTTATCTACATCGGTATCGGGCTGTTGATTCATTCGATAGTTCTGTGGCTTATTATGCGGAAATAA